TCCAGGGTTGGCGGTTCGTCGCGCCGGAGTTCTAGGCTGTGTGATCGGTTTTTCCTTTGGCGTTGCTGTTGGCGCTGTAATGGAGTTACCCTCCCAAACTTCGATGCGGCGGAGCTGCTGCACGTTGTATCAGATTGCAAGGATTGAAGATAGTTGTGGAAAAGTGAAAAATCCAGTGATCAAGTCGCGTGGTGTTCGGGTAACTGCAGACATCGGCGCGCCGGAGGCTGCGTTTGCGTTGTTATAGTGACGGGATGGGCTTGCCTGGCCGTATACCACCAGAACCGCCTCCCGACCCGGACCCACGGAGGAATCTGTTCTGGATGTACATTTCGTTTTTGGGCATATCAATTCCCAAACCGGGTCAGGAAAAACGGGCATTTGCGATGCTGATGATTGGCGTCATTCTCTTTTTGGCGTTCATTGCGGTCGGAATTCTGACCATCTTTCACCTGTGGTGAAGCCCGTTCCCGAATTGAACCTCGGACTCCCTGTATTGTTATTCTCACTACTTGCATGTCCAGAGCCCTGAAAGCCCATATACTCCTTGTGCTCGTCACGTTCGTCTGGGGCACGACGTTCGTTCTGATTAAAGATGCCGTCGAGCAGGACGCCACGCCGCTGATGTTCAACTTCGTCCGTATGGTGCTGGCGACCGTGACTCTCGCAGTTGTATTTCATCGCGAACTCTTCCACATCACGCGTCAGGCCTTGATTGCGGGCGCAATCACTGGAATCTTCCTTGGTCTTGGTTATGAATTTCAGACAACAGGCTTGCGACTGACAACGGCTTCCAAATCCGCTTTCATCACCGGAATTTCCGTCGTGCTTGTACCGCTGTTTCTCATCGTTTTCTGGGGCCGCAAAATTCGGACGTGGACAGCGTTGGGCGTGCTTGCCGCTGTGGTCGGTCTATTTCTGCTCACCGTTCCAGCGAGTGAAAGCGGCCTCGGCGCATGGGAAAGCGTGAATCGCGGCGACTTGCTCACCCTAGGCTGCGCCATCAGTTTTGGCTTCCAAATCATCTTTCTCGGACACGCGACTGAGCGGCATTCATTTGCCCAAATTGGGTTTCTGCAGGTGGCCACATCGGCGCTGCTTATGGGCATTGCCGCACCCATGCTCGAGCATCCGCACATCGTCTGGACTCCCCGCGTGGTGTGGGCGATCCTGATTACAGCACTTCTCGGGACAGCGGCGGCCTTCACGATTCAAGCCTGGGCACAACAGTTCACTTCGCCGACGCATACCGCCCTCATCTTCTCGCTTGAACCGGTCTTTGCCTGGATTACGTCCTACATCGCTCTCGGCGAGCGCCTGGGAGCACGAGCGGCGATTGGGGCCGTGCTGATTCTCGGAGGCGTGCTCGTATCGGAGTTGCTGGGCTCAGCTGCGGCGCCAAAGGTTGCAGATGCATAACGACGAACCTGCCGAGATAACATTCCATCGCCACATGCGTCTATTGCTGCGGAACACGCGTCTAACCAATCAGAAGTTTGGGCTTTGAAAGGAACCTTCCTGCGGCCAACGACCTGCCTGCCG
This is a stretch of genomic DNA from Terriglobales bacterium. It encodes these proteins:
- a CDS encoding DMT family transporter — encoded protein: MSRALKAHILLVLVTFVWGTTFVLIKDAVEQDATPLMFNFVRMVLATVTLAVVFHRELFHITRQALIAGAITGIFLGLGYEFQTTGLRLTTASKSAFITGISVVLVPLFLIVFWGRKIRTWTALGVLAAVVGLFLLTVPASESGLGAWESVNRGDLLTLGCAISFGFQIIFLGHATERHSFAQIGFLQVATSALLMGIAAPMLEHPHIVWTPRVVWAILITALLGTAAAFTIQAWAQQFTSPTHTALIFSLEPVFAWITSYIALGERLGARAAIGAVLILGGVLVSELLGSAAAPKVADA